A single Candidatus Diapherotrites archaeon DNA region contains:
- a CDS encoding amidohydrolase family protein, which yields MNAGTVDLIATDHAPHTKEEKEKDYWGAPSGVTGVETMLPLLLNAVNEGKISLRRMVELTSENPCRVYGIKNKGFIAKGFDADLIVVDLKKERKIRRRELKCRCKWSPFEGMKLKGLPEKTIIGGEIIWDNERKYFNEKFRGKEVV from the coding sequence ATTAACGCTGGAACTGTGGATTTGATTGCAACAGACCATGCGCCTCATACGAAAGAAGAAAAGGAAAAAGATTACTGGGGCGCCCCAAGCGGAGTGACAGGAGTAGAAACAATGCTGCCATTGCTTTTGAATGCAGTGAATGAAGGAAAAATAAGCTTGCGGAGAATGGTTGAATTGACCTCAGAAAACCCTTGCAGAGTGTATGGAATCAAAAACAAGGGATTCATTGCAAAAGGATTTGATGCAGACTTGATTGTTGTTGATTTAAAGAAAGAAAGGAAAATCAGGAGGAGGGAATTGAAGTGCAGGTGCAAATGGAGCCCTTTCGAGGGAATGAAATTAAAAGGCCTTCCAGAAAAAACAATTATTGGCGGAGAAATAATTTGGGATAATGAAAGAAAATATTTTAATGAAAAATTTAGGGGAAAAGAGGTGGTATGA
- a CDS encoding aspartate carbamoyltransferase regulatory subunit, with translation MNTEKDAKREKKIQQLKMRVTPIGNGTALDHIPSGHGLRIIELLGFEKDKGAALAINTESRKLGRKDLVLLEDRFLTEKELEKVKLLARNSTHNVIENYKVAKKEVLGLPEKVEDIIKCINPNCITNHESIPTKFIITKKEPLEATCYYCETAMEEEEIMKAIK, from the coding sequence ATGAACACAGAAAAAGATGCAAAGCGAGAGAAAAAAATCCAGCAGTTGAAGATGAGGGTAACCCCAATTGGAAATGGAACTGCATTGGACCACATCCCTTCAGGGCACGGCCTGAGGATAATTGAATTATTGGGCTTCGAGAAAGACAAGGGAGCAGCCTTGGCAATAAACACTGAAAGCAGGAAGCTGGGAAGAAAAGACCTAGTGCTATTGGAGGACAGGTTCCTTACTGAAAAAGAATTGGAGAAAGTGAAACTGCTTGCAAGAAATTCAACGCACAACGTAATAGAAAACTACAAGGTAGCAAAAAAAGAGGTTTTGGGCTTACCAGAAAAAGTGGAGGACATCATTAAATGCATTAACCCTAACTGCATCACAAACCACGAGAGCATTCCAACCAAATTCATTATAACAAAAAAAGAGCCGCTTGAAGCAACATGCTATTACTGCGAGACAGCAATGGAAGAAGAAGAAATAATGAAAGCAATAAAATGA
- a CDS encoding dihydroorotate dehydrogenase gives MLETQFLGVNFSNPTVLASGILFNLNAQTMIEVIEVNGAGAVTTKSFSLKPREGHKHPVMQKFDAGFINAVGLKNPGMEEMIKEIKEFKKKCSAPIIASVFAERISDFGEIVEKTSEAEPEFIELNISCPNVEEEFGKPFACSRESAVKVTETAKDKTKIPLIVKLSPNVEDITAIGKAVEEAGADAVNAINTVGPGMLIDLKQKKPVLTNKFGGVSGKAIKPVMIASVWKLYEKINIPILATGGITTGEDAVEALMAGAQLIGVGSALYYRGNNAFKLICSEMQEWMKENNYSNIKELVGIAHEAKK, from the coding sequence ATGCTTGAAACACAATTTTTGGGTGTAAATTTCAGTAATCCTACTGTGCTGGCTTCAGGAATTCTATTCAACTTGAATGCCCAAACAATGATTGAAGTAATTGAAGTGAATGGCGCTGGGGCAGTCACAACAAAAAGCTTTTCCTTGAAGCCAAGAGAAGGGCACAAGCATCCTGTAATGCAGAAATTTGATGCAGGATTCATCAATGCTGTCGGGCTGAAGAATCCTGGAATGGAAGAAATGATAAAAGAAATAAAGGAATTCAAAAAGAAATGCAGTGCACCAATAATTGCAAGCGTTTTCGCTGAAAGAATTTCAGATTTCGGGGAAATAGTGGAGAAGACAAGCGAGGCAGAGCCTGAATTCATTGAATTGAATATCTCCTGCCCTAACGTGGAAGAAGAATTCGGTAAGCCTTTCGCGTGCAGCAGGGAAAGCGCAGTAAAAGTAACAGAAACAGCAAAAGACAAAACTAAAATACCATTAATAGTGAAGCTTTCCCCTAACGTGGAAGACATTACAGCAATAGGAAAGGCAGTAGAGGAAGCAGGTGCAGACGCAGTAAATGCAATTAATACTGTTGGCCCAGGAATGCTTATTGACTTGAAGCAAAAAAAGCCAGTTCTTACAAACAAGTTTGGGGGCGTGAGCGGAAAAGCAATAAAGCCTGTAATGATCGCAAGCGTCTGGAAATTATACGAAAAAATCAATATTCCAATCCTTGCAACAGGCGGAATTACAACAGGAGAAGACGCAGTAGAAGCATTAATGGCCGGAGCGCAATTAATTGGGGTAGGATCAGCATTATACTACAGGGGAAACAACGCCTTCAAATTAATCTGCAGTGAAATGCAGGAATGGATGAAAGAAAACAATTATTCGAACATAAAAGAATTAGTGGGAATCGCGCACGAGGCAAAAAAATGA
- a CDS encoding UbiA family prenyltransferase — protein MSLRDYIKIIRPFNCLIAAFGAFLGFSLSMNSFYFDLPLLYSMLAVFFVCAGGQAINDFFDVEIDRIIKRHRPLPRKAVGYFNSLVYSIALFLVGIGFSYFIGSLHFWLAVFFALLLIFYSAFLGRFKFIGNYVIAFSVAFTIIYGGLLGESLCLPVILAISAFLANLGREITKDLEDLKGDRGLKTSLGSFFSLRPLAFFALFLYLLAVAVGFYPFVAGIFFNFYYFFLMVASFLLFVWAFRLLLEKEFRSSQLYSKLGMLAGMIAFLVALI, from the coding sequence ATGAGCTTAAGGGATTATATTAAAATCATAAGGCCTTTTAATTGCCTGATTGCGGCTTTTGGAGCATTCTTGGGTTTCAGCCTTTCAATGAATTCTTTTTATTTTGACTTGCCTTTGCTGTATTCAATGCTTGCTGTGTTCTTTGTGTGTGCTGGAGGCCAGGCAATAAATGACTTTTTTGATGTTGAAATCGACAGGATAATTAAGAGGCACAGGCCTCTTCCAAGGAAGGCAGTAGGCTACTTTAATTCATTGGTTTATTCTATTGCTTTGTTTTTGGTTGGAATTGGCTTTTCTTATTTTATTGGTTCATTGCATTTCTGGCTTGCAGTGTTTTTTGCTTTGCTCTTGATTTTTTATTCTGCTTTCCTTGGAAGATTTAAGTTCATAGGAAATTATGTGATTGCTTTCAGTGTTGCTTTCACTATAATTTACGGGGGCCTTTTAGGTGAAAGCCTTTGCCTGCCTGTAATTCTGGCTATTTCTGCTTTCCTTGCCAATTTAGGCAGGGAGATAACAAAGGACTTGGAGGACTTGAAGGGAGACAGAGGATTAAAGACTTCTTTAGGTTCATTTTTCTCATTGAGGCCTCTGGCTTTCTTTGCTTTGTTCTTGTATTTGCTTGCTGTTGCTGTAGGCTTTTATCCTTTTGTTGCCGGGATTTTCTTTAATTTTTATTACTTCTTTTTGATGGTTGCTTCCTTTCTTTTGTTTGTCTGGGCTTTCAGGCTTCTCCTGGAAAAAGAATTCAGGAGCTCTCAGCTTTACTCCAAGCTTGGAATGCTGGCTGGAATGATCGCCTTTCTTGTCGCATTGATTTAA
- a CDS encoding type II toxin-antitoxin system VapC family toxin, with protein MKVLDTDFLIELFRGNQQTKNFLLNLQLKGEEITTTVFNYQETLFGMVLKKDEIAIEKAKMFFQSIKIFNYNEKAVIEGIKVQLVLRKKGKAIGLFDEMISGICIANNATLVTRNAKHFSQVPNLKIKVW; from the coding sequence ATGAAAGTTCTTGACACCGACTTTTTAATAGAATTGTTTAGAGGTAATCAGCAGACAAAAAATTTTTTGCTTAACCTTCAATTAAAAGGGGAAGAAATTACAACAACGGTTTTTAATTATCAAGAAACTTTGTTTGGAATGGTATTAAAAAAAGATGAAATAGCAATAGAAAAAGCAAAAATGTTTTTTCAATCAATTAAGATATTTAATTATAATGAAAAAGCTGTTATTGAGGGCATTAAGGTTCAATTGGTATTAAGAAAAAAGGGAAAAGCAATTGGCTTATTTGATGAAATGATTTCAGGGATTTGCATTGCAAACAATGCAACGTTAGTAACAAGGAATGCAAAGCATTTCAGCCAAGTTCCAAATCTTAAAATTAAAGTGTGGTAA
- a CDS encoding ATPase domain-containing protein: MKRIPSGIDGLDELIEGGLPKGSSILISGGSGTGKTIFTLQFLYYGAAKLNESGLYVTLETNLKNITWDMENFRWDIKRLQDRNLFKIYKLNLAEKEAENIEDEVMEELNIITEYVERIGAQRLVIDSTTALAMWIKGSAAMRKTLFMFTDGLKKLDCTTVLTTETKGDKNTFSAFGVEEFVCDGVIVLYFHPPHRSIFVRKMRGTQQSMSPHPFEINDKGITIRPKEEIPWEGINL, translated from the coding sequence ATGAAGAGGATTCCGTCAGGTATTGATGGTTTGGATGAATTGATTGAGGGAGGCTTGCCTAAGGGCTCCTCAATTCTTATCTCAGGTGGCTCTGGAACAGGAAAGACAATTTTTACCTTGCAGTTCTTGTATTATGGAGCAGCAAAACTGAATGAGTCGGGATTGTATGTTACCTTGGAAACCAATTTGAAGAATATTACTTGGGACATGGAGAATTTCAGGTGGGACATTAAAAGATTGCAGGACAGGAATTTGTTTAAAATCTATAAATTGAATTTGGCTGAAAAAGAGGCAGAGAATATAGAGGATGAGGTAATGGAGGAACTGAATATTATCACCGAGTACGTTGAAAGGATTGGAGCCCAAAGGCTTGTAATAGATTCTACTACTGCTCTTGCAATGTGGATTAAGGGCTCAGCTGCAATGAGGAAGACTTTATTCATGTTTACTGATGGGTTGAAGAAATTGGATTGCACTACAGTTCTTACAACAGAGACAAAAGGGGACAAGAACACCTTCAGTGCCTTTGGAGTGGAGGAATTCGTGTGTGATGGTGTTATAGTGCTTTATTTTCATCCGCCTCACAGGTCTATTTTCGTGAGAAAAATGAGGGGCACCCAGCAGTCAATGAGCCCTCACCCGTTCGAAATAAATGATAAAGGAATTACAATCAGGCCCAAGGAAGAAATCCCTTGGGAAGGAATCAACCTTTAA
- a CDS encoding amidohydrolase family protein, with amino-acid sequence MDERKQLFEHKRISGNRARGKKMSLLIKNAKIFLNGKLIQKNLFLEGGKISGITSKEMLAEETIDAKGKIILPGAIDCHVHFREPGMTHKGDWSTESRAAACGGITTVIEMPNTIPATSTIEALKEKKEIAGKKAYCNYGIHFGAEKENLSEIEKAQGIASIKVFMGASTGNLLIKDTATLEKVFLKAKEKNKIVTLHAEEEQIIKENAEKAKEKGWNSVKYHNKIRSSEAEVKAIKKALEIQQKIGNKMHFCHVSTAAGIKEIEKAKKEGKGKISCEVSPHHLFLYEGNLRQLKNYGKMNPPLREKKDCSAL; translated from the coding sequence ATGGATGAAAGAAAACAATTATTCGAACATAAAAGAATTAGTGGGAATCGCGCACGAGGCAAAAAAATGAGCCTGCTCATAAAAAACGCAAAAATTTTTTTAAATGGAAAACTGATTCAAAAAAATCTTTTTCTTGAAGGCGGAAAAATTTCTGGGATTACATCAAAAGAAATGCTTGCAGAGGAAACAATTGACGCGAAAGGAAAAATAATACTGCCTGGGGCAATAGACTGCCACGTGCACTTCAGGGAGCCAGGAATGACACACAAGGGAGACTGGAGCACAGAAAGCAGAGCGGCAGCATGTGGAGGGATTACCACAGTAATAGAAATGCCTAATACTATTCCTGCAACAAGCACGATTGAGGCACTGAAAGAAAAAAAAGAAATTGCGGGAAAGAAGGCCTACTGCAATTACGGAATACACTTCGGGGCAGAAAAAGAGAACTTGAGCGAAATAGAAAAAGCGCAAGGCATTGCCTCAATAAAAGTTTTCATGGGAGCAAGCACAGGAAACCTTCTAATTAAAGACACTGCAACACTGGAAAAAGTGTTTTTGAAAGCAAAAGAAAAAAACAAGATTGTAACCCTGCACGCAGAAGAAGAGCAGATTATAAAGGAAAATGCAGAGAAGGCGAAAGAGAAAGGCTGGAATTCAGTAAAATACCACAACAAAATTAGGAGCAGTGAAGCAGAAGTGAAAGCAATAAAGAAAGCACTTGAAATTCAACAGAAAATTGGAAACAAAATGCATTTCTGCCATGTGAGCACTGCAGCCGGGATTAAAGAAATTGAAAAAGCAAAGAAGGAAGGCAAGGGGAAGATAAGCTGTGAGGTTTCACCGCATCATTTGTTTTTGTATGAAGGGAATTTAAGGCAATTAAAGAATTACGGAAAAATGAATCCCCCTTTAAGGGAAAAAAAGGATTGCTCTGCCCTATGA
- a CDS encoding nucleotidyltransferase domain-containing protein, translated as MLGRLSSLTNRLAGIPEIYAIILYGSYAKKAQGKKSDIDLLIIAEKSNEKLKKKINEIIENQKIGRKVVQTVITEKELSKSPYYLFDVLRDGIVLYKNPKALIKLPLALKEQAVTVYSFTLSKMSHKNRARINRELYGEKSRKKIGKKYKLYKYLGVIEKVKGIKLGKGSILTPSKAEKEIEKLFKKYKLKYEKIHLIEIEKERVE; from the coding sequence ATGTTAGGCAGACTTTCCTCGCTGACAAATAGACTTGCGGGAATTCCTGAGATTTATGCTATAATATTATATGGCTCTTACGCAAAAAAGGCTCAAGGAAAAAAAAGCGACATAGACTTACTGATAATCGCCGAAAAAAGCAATGAAAAATTAAAGAAGAAAATAAACGAGATAATTGAAAACCAGAAAATTGGAAGAAAAGTAGTTCAAACTGTTATAACAGAAAAGGAATTAAGCAAAAGCCCCTACTATTTATTTGATGTTCTTAGAGATGGCATTGTTCTTTACAAAAACCCCAAAGCATTAATTAAACTTCCATTGGCATTAAAGGAACAAGCCGTAACAGTCTATTCTTTTACTCTTTCAAAAATGAGCCACAAGAATAGGGCAAGAATAAACAGGGAATTATACGGCGAAAAATCAAGAAAAAAAATAGGAAAAAAATATAAACTTTACAAATATTTAGGAGTCATAGAAAAAGTAAAAGGAATTAAATTAGGGAAAGGAAGCATTCTAACCCCAAGCAAAGCAGAAAAAGAAATAGAAAAACTATTCAAAAAATATAAGTTGAAGTACGAAAAAATTCACTTGATAGAAATAGAAAAAGAAAGGGTTGAATGA
- a CDS encoding antitoxin VapB family protein, which produces MASKTLTIRKDVYDALIRAKEDDESFSEMFERLLTEKKPDLLKYAGIWKISEKEKKGIEREIKKMRKSADKNFEERLRRILS; this is translated from the coding sequence ATGGCATCAAAAACTCTTACTATAAGAAAGGACGTTTATGACGCACTGATTAGAGCAAAAGAGGATGACGAAAGCTTCAGCGAAATGTTTGAAAGATTGCTTACAGAAAAGAAACCAGACCTACTAAAGTATGCGGGAATCTGGAAAATCAGTGAAAAGGAAAAGAAAGGAATCGAAAGAGAAATAAAAAAAATGCGTAAGAGTGCAGACAAAAATTTTGAGGAAAGACTTAGAAGGATTTTATCATGA
- the pyrE gene encoding orotate phosphoribosyltransferase gives MEEYKKEFIKFLVESGALKFGDFTLKSGRKSPYFINTGMFNDGKSIAKLGQYYASAIAKEFIEKEYDVVYGPAYKGIPLALATSIALAEKFNVSKGYAFNRKEAKEHGDKGVIVGKELKDGDKIIILDDVFTTGETKEETIALLKDIAKVDYKCVLIAVDRKEVGAEGKSAIKEFEAKYGIPVKSIVNVHEIVSFLHNYDLGGKIYLNNEIKGRMDSYLKEYGVKE, from the coding sequence TTGGAAGAATACAAAAAGGAATTCATTAAATTCCTGGTTGAAAGCGGGGCATTAAAGTTTGGAGACTTCACCTTGAAGAGCGGCAGGAAGAGCCCTTACTTCATCAACACAGGAATGTTCAATGACGGGAAAAGCATAGCAAAATTAGGGCAATATTACGCAAGCGCAATAGCAAAAGAATTTATTGAAAAGGAGTATGATGTAGTTTACGGCCCAGCATACAAGGGAATTCCTCTTGCGCTGGCAACATCAATTGCCTTAGCAGAAAAATTCAATGTAAGCAAAGGCTATGCATTCAACAGGAAGGAAGCAAAAGAGCACGGAGACAAGGGGGTAATAGTGGGAAAAGAATTAAAGGACGGAGACAAGATAATAATACTGGACGACGTATTTACTACAGGAGAAACAAAAGAGGAAACAATTGCATTGCTCAAAGACATAGCCAAAGTGGACTACAAGTGCGTCCTCATTGCAGTGGACAGAAAGGAAGTGGGAGCAGAAGGGAAGAGCGCAATAAAAGAATTCGAGGCAAAATACGGCATTCCAGTGAAATCAATTGTGAACGTCCACGAAATAGTCAGTTTTCTACATAACTACGATTTGGGCGGCAAAATCTACCTGAACAATGAAATCAAAGGAAGGATGGATTCTTACCTGAAAGAGTATGGAGTGAAAGAGTGA
- a CDS encoding helix-turn-helix domain-containing protein, whose protein sequence is MREVVLFKLVSFLNGKGFTVNSFFDYNSCFDLIAKRNNFTLIVKVYSNIDAVRPEQALELLKLGKTFNAMALVIGEKTRLGELKKGEIYERHSIPVMSFNTFSSVLDSFAPSVRHFKGKTIVELDYNKLREGRAKEDLSLEELARKVGITKESLYRFEHGHSTSIGTARKLEKALGVDLVLEKNLLDSFFQDQLEREKRMPFDSMPKDESIEKIHYLGLDVFELQHSPFRAVGSKKEFLLIDKGKEKQELKKKALVLEKAKAVFDSHSLIITKKYKIERISGTPVIQEEELDSYSRINELLAEIKRREKK, encoded by the coding sequence ATGAGGGAAGTAGTTTTATTCAAGTTAGTGTCTTTTCTTAACGGGAAAGGCTTTACTGTGAACAGCTTTTTTGATTACAATTCCTGTTTTGATTTGATTGCCAAAAGGAACAATTTCACTTTGATTGTGAAGGTTTACTCCAATATTGATGCCGTAAGGCCAGAGCAGGCTTTGGAGCTTTTAAAGCTGGGCAAAACATTTAATGCAATGGCTTTGGTTATTGGAGAGAAAACAAGATTAGGCGAATTAAAGAAGGGAGAAATTTATGAAAGGCATTCTATTCCTGTAATGTCCTTTAATACTTTTTCTTCTGTTCTGGATTCTTTTGCTCCTTCTGTAAGGCATTTCAAGGGCAAAACAATTGTTGAATTGGATTACAATAAATTAAGGGAGGGCAGGGCGAAAGAGGATTTGTCCCTTGAGGAATTGGCTAGAAAAGTTGGAATTACAAAGGAGTCTTTGTACAGGTTCGAGCACGGGCATTCGACAAGCATTGGGACTGCAAGGAAGCTGGAGAAGGCTTTGGGCGTAGACCTTGTTTTGGAAAAGAATCTCCTTGACTCTTTCTTTCAGGACCAGTTGGAGCGCGAGAAGAGAATGCCTTTTGATTCAATGCCTAAGGACGAATCAATTGAGAAGATTCACTATTTAGGCTTGGATGTTTTTGAGCTTCAGCATTCGCCTTTTAGGGCTGTGGGCTCGAAAAAGGAATTTCTTTTAATAGACAAGGGAAAAGAGAAGCAGGAATTAAAGAAGAAGGCTTTGGTGTTAGAGAAGGCAAAGGCTGTCTTTGATTCCCATTCCCTTATAATTACAAAAAAATACAAGATTGAAAGGATTTCAGGTACTCCAGTAATTCAGGAGGAAGAATTGGATTCTTACAGCAGGATTAATGAATTGCTTGCAGAAATAAAGAGAAGGGAGAAGAAATGA
- a CDS encoding protein-L-isoaspartate(D-aspartate) O-methyltransferase → MNEREFELKRNNLVRYLKESDVIKSLLIEKAFLKVKRELFMPSHLTEYAYSDNAFPIGFNQTISQPYTIAVMLELLDAGEGMKVLEVGSGSGYVCALLSEIVGPKGKVFGIELVKELFEQAKENLKLQGCRNAELFLGDGTKGLSERMPFDRILLSAAAGDVPEALVEQLSEGGKIVAPVGDHWSQQMQVIDKSKGKIRKIIPLPGYFVFVPLKKT, encoded by the coding sequence ATGAATGAAAGAGAATTTGAGTTGAAGAGAAATAATTTAGTGCGCTACCTCAAAGAATCTGATGTAATAAAGTCTCTTTTGATTGAAAAAGCTTTCCTTAAAGTGAAGAGAGAGCTCTTCATGCCTTCTCATTTAACTGAATACGCTTACTCTGATAACGCTTTCCCTATTGGATTCAATCAGACAATAAGCCAGCCTTACACTATTGCTGTAATGCTTGAATTGCTTGATGCAGGAGAGGGAATGAAGGTGCTTGAGGTTGGCTCTGGCTCAGGCTATGTATGTGCTCTGCTCTCAGAGATTGTTGGGCCTAAAGGAAAGGTTTTTGGAATTGAGTTGGTGAAGGAATTGTTTGAGCAGGCAAAAGAGAACCTGAAACTGCAGGGCTGCAGGAATGCAGAGCTTTTCTTGGGTGACGGCACTAAAGGTTTAAGTGAAAGAATGCCTTTTGACAGGATTCTCTTGAGCGCTGCAGCAGGCGATGTGCCTGAAGCTTTGGTTGAGCAGTTAAGTGAAGGCGGAAAAATTGTTGCCCCTGTTGGAGACCATTGGAGCCAGCAAATGCAGGTAATAGATAAATCCAAAGGCAAGATCAGGAAGATAATTCCTTTGCCAGGATACTTTGTTTTCGTGCCTTTGAAGAAAACGTGA
- the pyrB gene encoding aspartate carbamoyltransferase, translated as MKDAKLSRKFQKKADSLIPLNSNFSLKDCISIKDFPKEDILFVLQKAKELEEMPKEKKALLLKGKTIASLFFEPSTRTRLSFETAVQELGGRVIGFQEAGVTSTKKGESFSDSIRVISNYCDLIVVRHPLSGTARRAAELSSKPVINAGDGSNQHPTQTLLDLYTIQKFLGRIDGLNIGFAGDLKYGRTVHSLAFALMHFNCNQFYISPESLKMPSHLIEEVKEKSSVRECSEIESCLPELDVLYVTRIQKERFSDETEYNRVKDSYIITKEFLEKNKAKKELKIMHPLPRVNEISTNVDGTEHAIYFQQTASGIPVREALLWILSEAKK; from the coding sequence ATGAAAGACGCAAAATTAAGCCGAAAATTTCAAAAAAAAGCTGATTCTCTTATTCCTCTTAATTCAAATTTTTCTTTAAAGGACTGCATTTCAATAAAAGACTTCCCAAAAGAAGACATTCTGTTCGTGCTCCAGAAAGCAAAAGAATTAGAAGAAATGCCAAAAGAGAAGAAGGCTTTGCTCCTAAAAGGAAAGACTATTGCTTCACTCTTCTTTGAGCCGAGCACCAGGACAAGGCTTTCCTTTGAAACAGCAGTGCAAGAATTGGGGGGCAGGGTAATTGGATTCCAGGAAGCAGGAGTTACCTCCACAAAAAAAGGAGAAAGCTTTTCTGATTCAATAAGAGTGATAAGCAATTACTGCGACTTGATTGTGGTAAGGCATCCATTGAGCGGCACAGCAAGGAGGGCAGCAGAGCTTTCTTCCAAACCAGTAATAAATGCAGGAGATGGAAGCAACCAGCATCCAACACAGACCCTGTTAGACTTGTACACCATACAAAAATTCCTTGGAAGAATTGACGGCCTTAACATAGGCTTTGCCGGAGACCTGAAGTACGGAAGGACTGTTCATTCGCTTGCATTCGCCTTAATGCACTTCAACTGCAACCAATTCTATATTTCACCAGAATCATTAAAGATGCCTTCTCACTTGATTGAAGAAGTAAAAGAGAAAAGCTCTGTGAGGGAATGCAGTGAAATAGAATCCTGCCTTCCCGAATTGGACGTACTTTATGTTACAAGAATCCAGAAGGAAAGGTTTTCTGACGAAACAGAATACAACAGGGTGAAAGACTCCTATATTATCACAAAAGAATTCCTTGAGAAGAACAAAGCAAAAAAAGAATTGAAGATAATGCACCCCCTGCCGAGGGTGAACGAGATTTCCACGAATGTAGACGGAACAGAGCACGCCATTTATTTCCAGCAGACTGCATCAGGAATTCCAGTAAGGGAAGCATTACTATGGATTTTAAGCGAGGCGAAGAAATGA
- the rpl40e gene encoding 50S ribosomal protein L40e (contains a zinc-finger motif), whose translation MARFEQADSRLYSNVWICMRCNAKNRATPGKRPSKCRKCNSKKLRLKRKAVKKV comes from the coding sequence ATGGCAAGGTTTGAGCAGGCGGATTCAAGGCTTTACAGCAATGTGTGGATTTGCATGAGGTGCAATGCAAAGAACAGGGCTACTCCCGGAAAGAGGCCTTCCAAGTGCAGGAAATGCAATTCCAAGAAATTGAGGTTGAAGAGGAAGGCTGTAAAGAAAGTGTAA